In the genome of Streptomyces racemochromogenes, one region contains:
- a CDS encoding alpha-L-glutamate ligase → MRVGLITPDAGHPLLAATAALLAPGHEVRVLDPAAGPAAAAGARADVYLLKARTRPALALARELERRGAPVLNSAAATERCQDRTGMAELALRAGLPFAATRTYASLAALGAQVRPGRPVVVKSRLSRKHDLVARVDGPGELRALAAAGWEREPVVVQPFAPNDGWDHKLWVIGDRVFAGLRRSELAAGGKEQARPPGPLPDGWSELALEVGAVFALDVYGVDVIATDGGGPLIVDVNAFPGIRGQSGAPEALAALALSRAGGPA, encoded by the coding sequence GTGAGGGTCGGCCTGATCACCCCCGACGCCGGGCACCCGCTCCTGGCCGCCACCGCCGCGCTGCTGGCGCCCGGGCACGAGGTACGGGTGCTGGACCCGGCGGCCGGACCCGCCGCGGCGGCCGGGGCACGGGCCGACGTGTACCTGCTGAAGGCCCGGACCCGCCCGGCCCTGGCGCTCGCCCGGGAACTGGAACGGCGCGGGGCGCCCGTACTGAACTCCGCGGCGGCCACCGAGCGCTGCCAGGACCGCACCGGCATGGCCGAGCTGGCACTGCGGGCCGGACTGCCCTTCGCCGCCACCCGCACCTACGCCTCGCTCGCCGCACTGGGGGCGCAGGTACGGCCCGGCCGGCCGGTGGTGGTCAAGAGCCGGCTCAGCCGCAAGCACGACCTGGTCGCCCGCGTCGACGGCCCCGGGGAACTGCGCGCGCTGGCCGCCGCGGGCTGGGAGCGGGAGCCGGTCGTGGTGCAGCCGTTCGCCCCCAACGACGGCTGGGACCACAAACTGTGGGTGATCGGCGACCGGGTCTTCGCGGGCCTGCGCCGCTCCGAACTCGCCGCCGGCGGGAAGGAGCAGGCCCGCCCGCCCGGCCCGCTGCCCGACGGCTGGAGCGAACTGGCCCTCGAGGTGGGCGCCGTCTTCGCCCTGGACGTGTACGGCGTGGACGTCATCGCCACGGACGGCGGCGGGCCCCTCATCGTCGACGTCAACGCCTTCCCCGGCATCCGCGGCCAGTCCGGCGCCCCCGAGGCCCTCGCCGCCCTGGCCCTGAGCCGCGCCGGAGGGCCGGCGTAG
- a CDS encoding sensor histidine kinase — translation MTAPPSPLRPSALALLVTAAAAGALSTAAVAAAPSAVQTPLAWFSFSGSLLLAVAAGAVTWWARSARELRGRLSHLTGELHTREAYIARLTADGARDAAARTADHTRLTTAHAAEVERLTTAHAAELHHLTTAHAAELDRLATAQQATRERLGEELRRARSGRAAAMAAAANAAGRMQALATGMLADLREMEHKHADEEVLGDLLHLDHRTAQAGRLADSIAVLTGARSGRRWAKPIVMESILRGAMGRIGGYQRVRLHFTSEAAVAGHAAEGVMHALAELLDNAANFSPPTAEVHVYVEEVPAGVVITVEDSGLVMSEVQLRRAEQAVTAESLDLAGLSGTRLGLAVVGRLARKHGLTVSFRPSARGGTGALMMIPEELISHAPAEPVPAPALLTAPQSVPVPAPAPAPAPAAAAARRTEAEPVHDTPVESGESETTGPNPVLGESGLPQRRRGRTLAAAHPEGPDAASAAARTQAAPGGASRSAARFGSFRQAVRGTAAPAPQQPTNPPHPEGNDTP, via the coding sequence ATGACGGCGCCGCCCTCCCCCCTCCGCCCCTCCGCGCTCGCCCTGCTCGTCACGGCAGCGGCCGCGGGTGCTCTGTCCACGGCGGCGGTGGCTGCGGCCCCGTCGGCCGTGCAAACCCCCCTCGCCTGGTTCTCCTTCTCCGGCTCGCTGCTGCTCGCGGTCGCCGCCGGCGCCGTCACCTGGTGGGCGCGCAGCGCCCGCGAGCTGCGCGGCCGGCTCTCCCACCTGACCGGCGAACTCCACACCCGCGAGGCCTACATCGCCCGGCTGACGGCCGACGGCGCCCGTGACGCGGCGGCCCGCACCGCCGACCACACCCGGCTCACCACCGCCCACGCCGCCGAGGTGGAACGCCTGACGACGGCCCACGCCGCCGAACTGCACCACCTCACCACCGCCCACGCCGCCGAACTGGACCGGCTCGCCACCGCCCAGCAGGCCACCCGCGAACGGCTCGGCGAGGAACTGCGCCGCGCCCGCTCGGGCCGGGCCGCCGCCATGGCCGCCGCCGCCAACGCGGCCGGCCGGATGCAGGCCCTCGCCACCGGAATGCTGGCCGACCTGCGGGAGATGGAGCACAAGCACGCCGACGAGGAAGTCCTCGGCGACCTGCTCCACCTCGACCACCGCACCGCCCAGGCGGGCCGCCTCGCCGACTCCATCGCCGTCCTCACCGGAGCCCGCTCCGGCCGCCGCTGGGCCAAGCCCATCGTCATGGAGTCCATCCTGCGCGGCGCCATGGGCCGCATCGGCGGCTACCAGCGCGTCCGGCTGCACTTCACCAGCGAAGCCGCCGTCGCCGGGCACGCCGCCGAAGGCGTCATGCACGCCCTCGCCGAACTCCTCGACAACGCGGCCAACTTCTCGCCGCCGACCGCCGAAGTCCACGTCTACGTGGAGGAGGTGCCGGCCGGGGTCGTCATCACCGTCGAGGACAGCGGCCTGGTCATGAGCGAGGTCCAGCTGCGCCGCGCCGAACAGGCCGTGACCGCCGAGTCCCTGGACCTCGCCGGGCTCTCCGGCACCCGCCTCGGCCTCGCCGTCGTCGGCCGCCTCGCCCGCAAGCACGGCCTGACCGTCTCCTTCCGCCCCTCCGCGCGCGGTGGCACCGGTGCGCTGATGATGATCCCGGAAGAGCTGATCAGCCACGCCCCGGCCGAACCCGTCCCCGCCCCGGCCCTCCTGACGGCCCCCCAGTCCGTCCCCGTCCCCGCCCCCGCCCCGGCTCCTGCCCCGGCGGCCGCCGCGGCGCGGCGGACCGAGGCCGAGCCCGTCCACGACACCCCCGTAGAATCCGGGGAGTCCGAGACCACCGGCCCGAACCCGGTGCTCGGCGAGAGCGGACTGCCCCAGCGGCGGCGCGGCCGGACCCTGGCCGCCGCCCACCCCGAAGGTCCCGACGCCGCGAGCGCGGCGGCCCGTACCCAGGCCGCCCCCGGCGGCGCGTCCCGGTCCGCCGCCCGCTTCGGCAGCTTCCGCCAAGCCGTACGCGGCACCGCGGCCCCCGCGCCGCAGCAGCCCACGAACCCCCCGCACCCGGAAGGCAACGACACCCCATGA
- a CDS encoding roadblock/LC7 domain-containing protein, translated as MTGPTTDETLSWLLEGLLERTPGARHALVLSRDGLKLCRTPELSVDQADQLAAISAGIQSLSHGASIEFGDGTGGVRSAMAEFYGGILFIVEAGEGAHLALVAAEDADAGLVGHNMSELVEQLSEHLIARPRG; from the coding sequence ATGACCGGCCCCACCACCGACGAGACGCTCAGCTGGCTCCTGGAAGGACTCCTGGAGCGCACCCCCGGCGCCCGGCACGCCCTCGTGCTCTCCCGCGACGGCCTCAAGCTGTGCCGCACCCCCGAGCTGTCCGTCGACCAGGCCGACCAGCTCGCCGCGATCTCCGCCGGCATCCAGAGCCTGTCCCACGGGGCGTCCATCGAGTTCGGCGACGGCACCGGTGGGGTCCGCTCCGCCATGGCCGAGTTCTACGGCGGGATCCTCTTCATCGTCGAGGCCGGCGAGGGCGCGCACCTCGCGCTCGTCGCCGCCGAGGACGCCGACGCGGGCCTCGTCGGCCACAACATGTCCGAGCTGGTGGAGCAGCTGAGCGAGCACCTGATCGCCCGGCCCCGGGGATGA
- a CDS encoding DUF742 domain-containing protein, whose protein sequence is MSRVRPGRDDTPDRLYTLTGGRSSSGSDAFDLVTLIVAECDPVPGIQSEHAAILRMCRYPTAVVEVAAELGLPVSIVRILLADLLAAGRVSARHPRVTTYRLPDPDILEQVLVGLRNL, encoded by the coding sequence ATGAGCCGCGTCAGGCCGGGCCGGGACGACACCCCGGACCGGCTGTACACCCTCACCGGCGGCCGCAGCAGCTCCGGGAGCGACGCGTTCGACCTGGTGACCCTGATCGTCGCCGAATGCGACCCGGTCCCCGGCATCCAGTCCGAGCACGCGGCGATCCTGCGGATGTGCCGCTACCCGACCGCCGTCGTGGAGGTCGCGGCCGAACTGGGCCTGCCCGTCTCGATCGTACGGATCCTCCTGGCCGACCTCCTCGCAGCCGGGCGCGTCAGCGCCCGGCACCCGCGCGTCACGACGTACCGCCTTCCCGACCCCGACATCCTGGAGCAGGTGCTCGTTGGACTCCGCAACCTCTGA
- a CDS encoding GTP-binding protein: protein MDSATSDPGEPRQNLSSTADNGLKIVIVGGFGVGKTTMVRSVSEIRPLNTEETMTKAGEAVDDTDGIGAKTATTVAFDFGRITLDAHNVLYLFGAPGQERFWFLWDRLFSGTLGAVVLVDTRRLADSWYAIDRLEHHGTPFVVACNDFGGPAHTPEQIRTALDLPSAVPLLFCDARSRASSKQVLISLVQHLQHLHSHRSDRPDAVPHPIPEPTP, encoded by the coding sequence TTGGACTCCGCAACCTCTGACCCGGGCGAGCCCCGGCAGAACCTCAGCAGCACCGCCGACAACGGCCTCAAGATCGTGATCGTGGGCGGTTTCGGCGTCGGCAAGACCACCATGGTCCGCTCGGTCAGCGAGATCCGCCCGCTGAACACCGAGGAGACGATGACCAAGGCCGGCGAGGCCGTCGACGACACCGACGGCATCGGCGCCAAGACCGCCACCACCGTCGCCTTCGACTTCGGCCGGATCACCCTCGACGCCCACAACGTGCTCTACCTGTTCGGCGCCCCCGGCCAGGAGCGGTTCTGGTTCCTGTGGGACCGGCTCTTCTCCGGCACCCTGGGGGCGGTCGTCCTCGTCGACACCCGCCGCCTCGCGGACTCCTGGTACGCCATCGACCGCCTCGAACACCACGGCACCCCCTTCGTCGTCGCCTGCAACGACTTCGGCGGGCCCGCCCACACCCCCGAGCAGATCCGCACCGCCCTCGACCTCCCCTCCGCGGTGCCCCTGCTGTTCTGCGACGCCCGGTCCCGCGCGTCCAGCAAGCAGGTGCTCATCTCGCTCGTCCAGCACCTCCAGCACCTCCACAGCCACCGGTCCGACCGGCCGGACGCCGTCCCGCACCCCATCCCGGAGCCCACCCCGTGA
- a CDS encoding cytochrome P450 — protein MTTPEPQPVYLGGPRFHSDPAELYREMRRDHGPVAPVVLDGDVPAWLVLGYRELHQVTSDPQLFSRDSDLWNQWDRIPADWPLLPMIGRKQPSILYTVGERHRERAAVISGALESVDPFELKGHAERFADELIDGLCSRGSCDIVGEYAMLLPLRVLARIYGFSDEQGPGLVTAMNDMINGREGALDGQRHLAESMYALLAAKSAEPGPDVASRMLANTAGFTVDEIAQDLMVMMAAGHQPTADWIGNSLRLMLTDDRFAASLAGGRHSVGEAMNEVLWEDTPTQNVAGRWTTRDTHLGGRRIAGGDLVLLGLAAANGDPHVRTDAGALTGGNNAFFSFGHGEHRCPFPAQEVAEAIARTGIEVLLDRLPDVDLAGPAAELTRRPSPWLRGLSALPVTYTPTPALGATP, from the coding sequence GTGACCACCCCCGAGCCGCAGCCCGTCTACCTCGGCGGCCCGCGCTTCCACAGCGACCCCGCCGAGCTGTACCGGGAGATGCGCCGCGACCACGGCCCCGTGGCCCCGGTCGTCCTCGACGGCGACGTGCCGGCCTGGCTGGTCCTCGGCTACCGCGAACTGCACCAGGTCACCAGCGACCCCCAGCTCTTCTCCCGCGACTCCGACCTGTGGAACCAGTGGGACCGCATCCCCGCCGACTGGCCGCTGCTCCCGATGATCGGCCGCAAGCAGCCGTCCATCCTCTACACCGTCGGCGAACGCCACCGCGAGCGCGCCGCCGTCATCTCCGGCGCGCTGGAGTCCGTCGACCCCTTCGAACTCAAGGGCCACGCCGAACGCTTCGCCGACGAGCTGATCGACGGGCTCTGCTCCAGGGGCAGCTGCGACATCGTCGGCGAGTACGCGATGCTCCTGCCCCTGCGCGTCCTCGCCCGCATCTACGGCTTCTCCGACGAGCAGGGCCCGGGCCTCGTCACCGCCATGAACGACATGATCAACGGCCGGGAGGGCGCCCTCGACGGCCAGCGCCACCTCGCCGAGTCCATGTACGCGCTCCTCGCCGCCAAGTCCGCCGAGCCCGGCCCCGACGTCGCCTCCCGCATGCTGGCCAACACCGCCGGGTTCACCGTCGACGAGATCGCCCAGGACCTGATGGTGATGATGGCCGCCGGCCACCAGCCCACCGCCGACTGGATCGGCAACTCACTGCGCCTGATGCTCACCGACGACCGCTTCGCCGCCTCCCTGGCGGGCGGCCGGCACAGCGTCGGCGAGGCCATGAACGAAGTGCTCTGGGAGGACACCCCGACCCAGAACGTCGCCGGCCGCTGGACCACCCGGGACACCCACCTGGGCGGCCGGCGCATCGCCGGCGGAGACCTGGTCCTGCTGGGCCTGGCCGCCGCCAACGGGGACCCGCACGTGCGCACCGACGCCGGCGCCCTCACCGGCGGCAACAACGCCTTCTTCTCCTTCGGCCACGGGGAGCACCGCTGCCCCTTCCCGGCCCAGGAGGTCGCCGAGGCCATCGCCCGGACCGGCATCGAGGTCCTCCTCGACCGCCTCCCCGACGTCGACCTCGCCGGGCCGGCCGCCGAACTCACCCGGCGCCCGTCGCCCTGGCTGCGCGGCCTCAGCGCCCTCCCCGTGACCTACACCCCGACCCCCGCGCTTGGAGCCACCCCGTGA
- a CDS encoding cytochrome P450 gives MTCPIDHTGPAPLTLDPFVTDLDAESAALRAAGPLARVVLPGGVAVYAVTHHAEARKLLTDPRVVKDINVWGAWQRGEIPLDWPLIGLANPGRSMLTVDGDEHRRLRTLVAQALTARRVEKLRASIEALTIRSLDGLAALPADGTVDLKAHFAYPLPMNVISELMGVDAAEHPRLKALFEKFFSTQTLPEEVPQMMADLGALFSRIVESKRTAPGDDLTSALIAASEDGDHLTTEEITNTLQLMVAAGHETTISLIVNAVVALETHPEQRALVLKGEVPWENVIEETLRWSTPTSHVLIRFATEDIEVGDRVLPAGEGLIVSFGALGRDEAQHGEDAGRFDVTRTPNRHIAFGHGPHVCPGAALSRLEALVALPALYARFPALTLAVPREELRNKPVLTQNDLHDLPVRLHG, from the coding sequence GTGACCTGCCCGATCGACCACACCGGCCCCGCCCCGCTCACCCTCGACCCCTTCGTCACCGACCTCGACGCCGAGAGCGCCGCCCTGCGCGCCGCCGGCCCGCTGGCCCGCGTCGTCCTCCCCGGCGGCGTCGCCGTGTACGCCGTCACGCACCACGCCGAGGCCCGCAAGCTCCTCACCGACCCCCGCGTCGTCAAGGACATCAACGTGTGGGGCGCCTGGCAGCGCGGCGAGATCCCCCTCGACTGGCCGCTCATAGGCCTCGCCAACCCCGGCCGCTCCATGCTGACCGTCGACGGCGACGAACACCGCCGGCTGCGCACCCTCGTCGCCCAGGCCCTGACCGCCCGCCGGGTGGAGAAGCTGCGCGCCAGCATCGAGGCCCTCACCATTCGCTCGCTCGACGGCCTGGCCGCCCTTCCGGCCGACGGGACGGTCGACCTCAAGGCGCACTTCGCCTACCCGCTGCCGATGAACGTCATCAGCGAGCTGATGGGCGTCGACGCCGCCGAACACCCGCGCCTGAAGGCCCTCTTCGAGAAGTTCTTCTCCACCCAGACCCTCCCCGAGGAGGTCCCCCAGATGATGGCGGACCTCGGCGCGCTCTTCTCCCGGATCGTTGAGTCCAAGCGGACCGCCCCCGGCGACGACCTCACCAGCGCGCTGATCGCCGCCTCCGAGGACGGCGACCACCTCACCACCGAGGAGATCACCAACACCCTCCAGCTGATGGTCGCCGCCGGACACGAGACCACCATCAGCCTGATCGTCAACGCCGTCGTCGCCCTGGAGACCCACCCCGAGCAGCGGGCCCTCGTCCTGAAGGGGGAGGTCCCCTGGGAGAACGTCATCGAGGAGACCCTGCGCTGGTCCACCCCCACCTCGCACGTCCTGATCCGCTTCGCCACCGAGGACATCGAGGTCGGAGACCGGGTCCTCCCTGCGGGCGAGGGCCTGATCGTCTCCTTCGGCGCGCTCGGCCGCGACGAGGCCCAGCACGGCGAGGACGCGGGGCGGTTCGACGTCACCCGCACCCCGAACCGGCACATCGCCTTCGGCCACGGCCCCCACGTCTGCCCCGGCGCGGCGCTCTCCCGCCTGGAAGCCCTGGTGGCCCTCCCGGCCCTGTACGCCCGCTTCCCCGCCCTCACCCTGGCCGTCCCCCGCGAGGAGCTGCGCAACAAGCCGGTCCTCACCCAGAACGACCTGCACGACCTCCCGGTCCGGCTGCACGGCTAG
- a CDS encoding anti-sigma factor — MNVQRHEEEVELLGPYVLGVLDEEDVRGVEEHLGDCVRCREEVAALREMEKVLGEVPEEAFLDGPPQGGDLMLQRTLRQVRGERATAARWRAGVAGLAAAASLAAVFWAGARVGADDGSTGALPPPPSPTVSAAPSPPVAGTRVASATDAGTGARMTVQLTPAAKWVRLRAAVTGVPAGERCRLVVVSRDGTRATAGGWVVGTAEHGEGKGASLDGSAAVDPSDVKEVLVVNEAGRTFVSVPV; from the coding sequence GTGAACGTTCAGCGGCACGAGGAGGAAGTGGAACTGCTCGGCCCGTACGTGCTCGGCGTCCTGGACGAGGAGGACGTGCGGGGCGTCGAGGAGCACCTCGGCGACTGCGTGCGGTGCCGGGAGGAGGTGGCCGCGTTGCGCGAGATGGAGAAGGTGCTCGGGGAGGTCCCCGAGGAGGCCTTCCTGGACGGGCCCCCGCAGGGCGGGGACCTGATGCTCCAGCGGACCCTGCGGCAGGTGCGCGGGGAGCGGGCGACGGCCGCGCGGTGGCGGGCCGGTGTGGCCGGCCTGGCCGCGGCGGCCTCGCTGGCCGCGGTGTTCTGGGCCGGGGCCCGGGTGGGCGCGGACGACGGCAGCACCGGGGCACTGCCCCCGCCGCCGTCGCCGACCGTGTCCGCGGCGCCGTCGCCGCCGGTGGCGGGGACCCGGGTGGCCTCCGCGACGGACGCGGGCACGGGCGCGCGGATGACCGTACAGCTGACGCCGGCCGCCAAGTGGGTCCGGCTGCGCGCGGCGGTGACCGGGGTGCCGGCGGGCGAGCGGTGCCGTCTGGTGGTGGTCTCCCGGGACGGTACGCGCGCCACGGCCGGCGGCTGGGTGGTGGGCACGGCGGAGCACGGCGAGGGCAAGGGCGCGTCCCTGGACGGCTCGGCGGCCGTGGACCCCTCGGACGTCAAGGAGGTCCTGGTGGTGAACGAGGCGGGCCGGACGTTCGTCTCGGTCCCGGTGTGA